TGACCGTCGAACTGCCCACCCCGCCCACCTTCTTCGCGCACGGCCCCTTCGCCGGGACGACACCCGTCCTCGCCAACGCCTTCCACGTCGCCGACCTCGACTACGGCTGGGAGGCCGGCCGGCGCCGCGCCGAGAACGGGGCCGAGCGATGAGGCGGGCCCCGGCCGGGCGGCGGAGCAACGGCCCGGCCGCCCCGGAACCGGTCCGCTTCTCCGGAGTGCGGGAGGTCGTCCGCTACAACTGGCCGCTGTACGCGGCGGGCTGCCTCGCCGCCGGAGCGGGCCTCGCGCTCGCGCGGCGGCTCCCCGGGCCCGCCGCCACCCTCGCCCGGGCGGGCGCGGGCGCGGCCGCCGCCCTGCTGACCAGCAGCACGGCCGCCACCTGGTGGGTCTACGACCGCTCGGAACTGCGCACCTTCGACTGGCTGGAGGAACTGCTGCCGACCGGCCCGGGCGAGCACCTGGTCCTCTCCTCCGGCCTCGACGAGGCCAGCCGTCCGGTGGCGACCCGCTGGCCGCACCACCCCCAGACGGTGGTGGACCTCTACGACCCCGCCCTGATGACCGAGGGCTCGATCCGCCGGGCCCGCCACCACGTGCCGCCCGCCCCGCGCACCCGCCCCGGACGGCACGACCGCCTGCCGGCGGCGACCGCCTCGGCCGACACCGTCCTCGCCGTCTTCGCCGCCCACGAACTGCGCCGGGCGGCGGACCGGCACGGGCTCTTCGCCGAATGCGCCCGGGTCCTGCGCCCCGGCGGCCGCCTCGTCCTGGTCGAGCACCTGCGGGACGCCGCCAACACCGCGGTCTACGGGCCCGGCGCCCAGCACTTCTTCTCCCGGCGGACCTGGCTCCGGGCCGCGGACGGCGCGGGCCTGCACCTCGTCGCGCAACGCCGGATCGGCGGCCTGGTCACCGCACTCGTCCTCGCCGCCCCGACCGATACCGCCCCGACCGATACCGCCCCACCCGTCGCGTCCCCGCCCGTCACCACCCCGACCGGAAAGCACCCCGCACCGTGACCCACCTGCTCACCCTGGAGGGCCAACTGCGCCTGGTGGGCGCCGCCCTGATCGCGATGGGCGCCCTGCACGCCGTCCTGCCGCGGTTCATCGGCTGGCCGTCCGACCTCGCCGGCACCACCCTGCTGACCCGTCAGGTCTCCTACGTCCACCTCTTCTTCATCGCCCTGACCTGCGTCCTGCTCGGCCTGCTGCCCCTGCTGCTCGCCCCGGACCTGCTCGCCGGGGGCCGGCTCGGCACCGCCCTGCTGGCCGCGCAGACGCTCTTCTGGGGCCTGCGCTGGCTCTTCGAGTTCACGGTGTTCTCCCCGGAACTGTGGCGCGGCGACCGCCTGCGGACCGCCGCCCACGTCGCCCTGTCGGTGCTGTGGACCTGGGTGACGGCCGTGTTCACCTGCGCGCTGGTGGTGACGCTCCGCGGATGAGCGCCGGGGCGGCGCCGCCCGGTGCCGCCCCGCCCCGTCCGCCCGTCAACTTTCCGCGTCCGGAAGGAACGTCCGGCCCGAAGCGGGGCAGACGTGTCCCGACGGAACCGGCGGGAGAGCGGGAAGAGGCGGACGAATGAGCGAGGGGACGAGTGCGCTGCTGTGGATCGGCGCCGCCGTACTGGTGGCGGTGACGCTCGTTGCGGCGATCGTGCTGGTGGTCAAACTGGTGCGCACCCGGCGGCTGTTGGCCGACACGGGCATCCCGATGTCGAAGAAGGTGCTGTTCTGGGGGGCCATCGTCTACCTGATCTCCCCGGTGGACCTACTGCCCGACCCGGTCCTGATCGACGACCTCGGCGTCCTGCTGCTGGCCCTGCGCTCGCTCAACAAGGCCGTCCCCAAGGGCGCCCTCCGCCGCCCGTCCCGCGCCGACCGCCGGCCGTGACGTCGGACGGTTTCGCGGTGGGCGGTTTCGCGGTGGGCGGTTTCGCTGCGGGCGGGGCGGGCATCCGGTTCGGGCGACCGGTGCGGCGCGTTCGGGTTCTCAGTGGGTGGGGGGTCTGCGGTGGCCGGGTCGCCGGAGGGGCGCAGACGGTGGTGGCGGGCGCTGCGGCGCACGCCGTTGACGATGTGGAACGACGACATCACCGACTTCGCGGCGGCGCTGACGTACTACGCGGTCCTGGCGATCCTTCCGGCGCTGCTGGCCACGGTGGTGGGCTTCGCGCTGATCAGCCCGGCCGCGGCGCGCGAGGCGGCGGTGCAGCTGGCGGCGCTGCTGCCCGGTCAGGCCGGGGCGGAGGTGGGCGGGGTGCTGGCCCAGGCGCTGGGCGGCGGTTCGGCCGGCTGGACGCTGCTGGTCGCGGGCGCCGGCAGCGCGCTGTGGTCGTGCTGCAGCTACCTCGCGGTGTTCCGGCGGGCGCTGCACCGGATGCACGGCACCAGCGACCGGCGCTCCCCGCTGCGCAAGGTCCCGCGGATCGTGGTGACCGCGGCGGTGCTGCTGGTGCTGCTGGCGGTGAGCGCCCTGGCGCTGATCCTGAGCGGCCCGGTCGCCGAGGGGGCGGGCCGGGTGCTGCACCTGGGCGGGACGGCCCCGCTGGTGCTGTCGGCGATCCGCTGGCCCGTCCTGCTGGTGGTGGCCGCGGCGCTGGTGCTGATCGTCTTCCGCACGGGGCCCGAGCAGGCGTGGCGCCGGTGGGGCAGCCTGCCGGGCGGCGTGCTGGCGGCGGTGCTCTGGCTGGTCTTCTCGGCGGGCTTCGCGCTGTACACCAGCGTGCTCGGGACCTACAGCCACCTCTACGGTTCGCTGGCGGGAACGGTGGTGTTCCTGATCTGGCTCTGGCTCTCCAACCTGGCCCTGCTGGCGGGCGCCCAGTTCACCGCGGAACTGCGCCGCGCCGCCGGGCTCCCCGTCGCCCCGGAGCCGACCGCCGTGCCCGAACGGGTGGGCCCGGACGCGCGCTGACCGGCGCCGGGCGGCGGTCGGTGGCCGACCGCGCCGGGTCGGGCCGGGCCCGGCGAACATTTCGGTGGCGACGGGCCGGCAGAACTGCCAGAGTGCACCGGTGCTGAACGAATCCGACGTACTGGACGTGCTGGACCTGCTGGACGAAGCGGGGGTGGCGGCCTGGGTGGACGGCGGCTGGGGCGTGGACGCCCTGCTCGGCCGGACCACCCGACCCCATGGGGACCTTGACCTGGTCGTCCTGCTGGACCAGCTCGACGCGGTGCGGGAGGCGCTGGCCGGGGCCGGGTTCACGGAGGTCCTGCGGGACTGGCTCCCCACTTCGCTGGCCGTCGCGGACGGCGCGGGCCGGGAGATCGACCTGCACCCCGTCGTCGGGTCCCTCCGCGAAGGCGGACAGCAGCTCCTCCCGGACGGTCAACGGTTCCACTACCCGGCGCCGGTGACCGGGACCATCGGCGGACGCCCGGTCCCGTGCGTCGACGCGGCCACCCAGGTGCAGTGCCACCTCGGCTACGAGCCCACGGACAAGGACCGGCGCGACATGGAACGGCTGCACGCGGGCACGGGGGTCGAGCTCCCCCCGGACTACCCGTCCGCGCCCTGAAGGACCGCCGGCCGATCGGGCGCCCCACCCGCGGGCAGCACCGGCCAGCGCCGGGGCCGGCCCGAAACCCCTTGGACGGCACCGGGACCGGCTTGCTGGAATGGGGGGCGGCCGACGGCGGAGCGGAAGGGGCCCGGCGATGAGCGAGATCAGGCTGCACCTGTCGGTGCGCGGCCTCACCGACGCGGACCTGCCGGCCTGCGGCTGGGCCGGTTCGCCCAAGCACGTGCGCGAGCTCGCCCACCAGATCCGCCGCGCCGAGGCGGGCGAGATCGACTACCTGGCGGTCTGCACGCCGGTCGGGCTGCCGGTGGCGGTCGGCGGCGTCGACTACACGGTCAGGCCCGGGGCCGGCACGCTCCGGCAGCTCGGTGTCCACCCGGCGCTGCAGTCCTGCGGGATCGGCACGCTGCTGATCCGCGCCGCCGAGCAGCGGATCGGCGCCCGGGGCCTGACCCGCGCCGAACTCGGCGTCGAGGAGGGCAACCCGCGCGCCCGCGCCCTCTACGAACGCCTGGGCTACCGGGCCTTCGGCCGGGAACCCGACTCCTGGGAGGTGGAGGCCGAGGACGGCTCGCTCCGGCGGTACGAGACGATGTGCACCCTGATGGGCAAGAACCTGGCCTGACACCGCCCGCCGAGCCGCCCGCCGAGCCGCCCGCCGGGTGGTCCAGCGCTCGGGCGCGGTTCAGCGTTCGGACGCGGTTCAGCGCTCGGGCGCGGCGAAGCGGCTCTGCCCCAGGACGGCGAGCAGGCGCAGCTTCTCCTCGCTCTCGCTGCGCGGCGCGGCCGTGAGCACGAGCAGCACCTGCGACTGGTCCTCGGTGAACAGGGCCTGGCAGTCGACCTCGACCGGCCCGACCTCCGGGTGGACGAGGGTCTTGCGGTCCTCGAAGCGCCGGGCGACCTCGTGCCGCGCCCACAGGTCGGCGAACTCCTCGCTGACCCTGCTCAGGGCCCGTACCAGCTCTCCCGCGGTGGAGCGCGGGCCGCGCACGCCGTAGGCGGCCCGCAGGTTCGCGACCTGGGCGCGGCTCTGCCGGTCGCGGTCCTCCTCGGGGTAGAGGGCCCGCGCGGCGGGGTCGGTGAACCAGCGGTAGACCCCGCTGCGGGCCGGGCCCGTCAGGTGCGAGGCGTCGCCGAACAGCGCCGCGGCCAGGCCGTTCTGCACCAGGGTCTCGCCCAGGTCGCTCAGGATGAGCGCCGGAGTGTCGGTGAGGCGGTCGAGCACCCGCAGCAGCGCGGGGGCGACGTGCGACGAGGCGGGCAGGGCGGCGGGGGCGTGGTGGCCGGCGATCCGGTACAGGTAGTCGCGTTCGTCCCGGGTCAGCCGCAGCGCCCGCGCGAGCGAGGACAGGATGTGCTCGCTGGGCTGCGGGGCGCGCCGCTGTTCGAGCCTGGTGTAGTAGTCGGTCGACATCACGGCGAGCGAGGCGACCTCCTCCCGCCGCAGGCCCGGAGCCCTGCGGCGGGCGCCCAGGGGGAGGCCGACGTCCTGCGGCCGCAGGGCCTCGCGGTGGCGGCGCAGGAAGTCGGCGAGTGCGGGACGGTCCATGCGTCCGATTGTCGTCCGGTCGCCGCCGCTCAGCCAGGGACCGGCGATCCCCCGACAACGCGTCTCTGCCGCCGCTCCCGGGGGAGGGCGATATTCGGAGGCATGAACATCTCCGGAAACACCGTCTTCATCCCGGGTTCCACCAGCGGCCTCGGACTCGCCCTCGCCCTCGCGCTCCGGGACAGGGGCAACACCGTCGTCGTGGGCGGCCGGCGGGCCGACCTGCTGGAGCGGATCGCGGCCGAGCACCCGGCATCGACACCGTGCGCGTCGACGTCGCCGACCCGGCGAGCATCGACGCGGCGGCGCGGGAGGTCCTCGCCCGGCACCCCGACCTGAACGTCCTGGTGACCATGGCCGGCGTGATGAGCGCCGAGGACTGGCGCAGCCCCTCCTCGTTCCTGGCCACCGCCGAGGCCACGGTCACCACCAACGTCCTCGGCACGATCCGGCTGATCGCGGCGTTCGTCGAGCACCTCCAGCGGCAGCCGGACGCCACCATCATGACCGTCTCGTCCGGTCTGGCGTTCGCCCCGCTGAAGGCCACCCCGACGTACAACGCGACCAAGGCCGCGGTCCACATGCTCAGCGAGTCCGTCCGCCTGCAGCTCGCCGACACCTCCGTGAAGGTCGTGGAGCTGGTGCCCCCGGCCGTCCGCACCGCGCTCATGCCCGGGCACGAGGACAGCGCGGCGGCCATGCCGCTGGAGGAGTTCACCGCGGAGGTGGTCGGCCTGATCGAGGCCCGCCCGGACGCGAAGGAGATCCAGGTCGAGCGGGTGAAGTTCCTGCGCTACGGCGAGGCCCGCGGCGACTACGACCGGGTCGTCGCCGCCCTCAACCCCGCGGCGCAGTAGCGGCCGCGGGCCCGGCGGGCCCCCGTCACGGCTCCTCGGTGGGCAGCCACGCGCCGTGCAGGCCCAGGGGGACGCGGACCGGGATGCGCACCCGGGCGACGGGGCCCGAGGACGGGTCCTCGGCGGGCAGGGCCAGGAACCAACTCGTGCCGTCGGTGCGGTCGGTGGCGAAGGTCATCCAGTAGCCGCGGTCGTCCGCCGACGCCCGCGGCCCGGGCTCGGGGGCGAAGACGGGCTCGCCGACCGCGAGGTCGCCCGCGTCCCAGACCTCGGTGGCGCCCGACTCGACGTCGTACCAGCGCAC
The window above is part of the Kitasatospora sp. NA04385 genome. Proteins encoded here:
- a CDS encoding class I SAM-dependent methyltransferase, whose product is MRRAPAGRRSNGPAAPEPVRFSGVREVVRYNWPLYAAGCLAAGAGLALARRLPGPAATLARAGAGAAAALLTSSTAATWWVYDRSELRTFDWLEELLPTGPGEHLVLSSGLDEASRPVATRWPHHPQTVVDLYDPALMTEGSIRRARHHVPPAPRTRPGRHDRLPAATASADTVLAVFAAHELRRAADRHGLFAECARVLRPGGRLVLVEHLRDAANTAVYGPGAQHFFSRRTWLRAADGAGLHLVAQRRIGGLVTALVLAAPTDTAPTDTAPPVASPPVTTPTGKHPAP
- a CDS encoding YkvA family protein, with the translated sequence MSEGTSALLWIGAAVLVAVTLVAAIVLVVKLVRTRRLLADTGIPMSKKVLFWGAIVYLISPVDLLPDPVLIDDLGVLLLALRSLNKAVPKGALRRPSRADRRP
- a CDS encoding YihY/virulence factor BrkB family protein, translated to MGGGSAVAGSPEGRRRWWRALRRTPLTMWNDDITDFAAALTYYAVLAILPALLATVVGFALISPAAAREAAVQLAALLPGQAGAEVGGVLAQALGGGSAGWTLLVAGAGSALWSCCSYLAVFRRALHRMHGTSDRRSPLRKVPRIVVTAAVLLVLLAVSALALILSGPVAEGAGRVLHLGGTAPLVLSAIRWPVLLVVAAALVLIVFRTGPEQAWRRWGSLPGGVLAAVLWLVFSAGFALYTSVLGTYSHLYGSLAGTVVFLIWLWLSNLALLAGAQFTAELRRAAGLPVAPEPTAVPERVGPDAR
- a CDS encoding nucleotidyltransferase domain-containing protein gives rise to the protein MLNESDVLDVLDLLDEAGVAAWVDGGWGVDALLGRTTRPHGDLDLVVLLDQLDAVREALAGAGFTEVLRDWLPTSLAVADGAGREIDLHPVVGSLREGGQQLLPDGQRFHYPAPVTGTIGGRPVPCVDAATQVQCHLGYEPTDKDRRDMERLHAGTGVELPPDYPSAP
- a CDS encoding N-acetyltransferase, whose translation is MSEIRLHLSVRGLTDADLPACGWAGSPKHVRELAHQIRRAEAGEIDYLAVCTPVGLPVAVGGVDYTVRPGAGTLRQLGVHPALQSCGIGTLLIRAAEQRIGARGLTRAELGVEEGNPRARALYERLGYRAFGREPDSWEVEAEDGSLRRYETMCTLMGKNLA
- a CDS encoding helix-turn-helix transcriptional regulator, which translates into the protein MDRPALADFLRRHREALRPQDVGLPLGARRRAPGLRREEVASLAVMSTDYYTRLEQRRAPQPSEHILSSLARALRLTRDERDYLYRIAGHHAPAALPASSHVAPALLRVLDRLTDTPALILSDLGETLVQNGLAAALFGDASHLTGPARSGVYRWFTDPAARALYPEEDRDRQSRAQVANLRAAYGVRGPRSTAGELVRALSRVSEEFADLWARHEVARRFEDRKTLVHPEVGPVEVDCQALFTEDQSQVLLVLTAAPRSESEEKLRLLAVLGQSRFAAPER